One stretch of Halichoerus grypus chromosome 8, mHalGry1.hap1.1, whole genome shotgun sequence DNA includes these proteins:
- the LOC118525950 gene encoding olfactory receptor 4K2 has translation MDVANKSVSEFVLLGLSNSWELQLFFLMVFSLFYVATMVGNSLIVITVIADSHLHSPMYFLLTNLSIIDMSLASFATPKMIIDYLTGHKTISFDGCITQIFFLHLFTGTEIILLMAMSLDRYIAICKPLRYASIISPWVCVALMVASWVVGVMHSMSQVIFALTLPFCGPNEVDSFFCDLPVVFQLACVDTYVLGLFMISTSGIIALSCFMLLFNSYVIVLVTIKHHSSKGSYKALSTCTAHFIVVVMFFGPCIFIYMWPLNSFLIDKILSVFYTIFTPILNPIIYTLRNQEVRTAMRKLKNRLLNPNKTTPLHYF, from the coding sequence ATGGATGTGGCCAATAAGTCTGTTTCTGAATTTGTTTTGCTGGGACTCTCTAATTCCTGGGAACTGCAGCTGTTTTTCCTCATGgtgttttccttgttttatgtAGCAACAATGGTTGGTAATAGCCTCATAGTCATCACGGTTATAGCTGACTCTCACCTACACTCTCCTATGTATTTCCTGCTTACTAACCTTTCCATCATTGATATGTCACTTGCTTCCTTTGCCACCCCTAAGATGATTATAGATTACCTCACTGGACACAAAACCATCTCCTTTGATGGCTGTATCACCCAGATATTTTTTCTACACCTTTTTACTGGtactgaaataattttacttatgGCCATGTCCCTTGATAGGTATATTGCAATATGCAAGCCTCTCCGCTATGCTTCAATCATAAGTCCCTGGGTGTGTGTTGCCCTCATGGTGGCTTCCTGGGTTGTGGGAGTCATGCATTCAATGAGCCAGGTCATATTTGCTCTCACACTACCATTCTGTGGTCCCAATGAAGTAGACAGCTTTTTCTGTGACCTTCCTGTGGTGTTCCAGCTGGCTTGTGTGGATACTTATGTTCTGGGCCTCTTTATGATCTCAACTAGTGGCATAATTGCCTTATCCTGCTTTATGCTTTTATTCAATTCTTATGTTATTGTCCTGGTTACTATCAAGCATCATTCTTCAAAAGGATCTTATAAGGCCCTTTCTACCTGCACAGCTCATTTCATTGTCGTCGTCATGTTCTTTGGGCCATGTATCTTCATCTATATGTGGCCACTAAACAGTTTCCTTATAGATAAGATCCTGTCTGTGTTTTATACCATCTTTACTCCTATTCTGAACCCAATAATTTATACCTTAAGGAATCAAGAAGTGAGGACAGctatgaggaaactgaaaaataGGCTTCTAAATCCCAACAAGACAACTcctttgcattatttttag